A genomic region of Roseofilum capinflatum BLCC-M114 contains the following coding sequences:
- a CDS encoding CHAT domain-containing protein, with protein MDEQRIAQYAELIQKLLACPNGEELEILEANVELLDAGLLAVMAAYSQYLRSQGEENNAKWLEEFAQHLEPAIREMGGSDNAESWETVNQQIVQLYQQGQYAAAIPLGERAIELARERWGNEHENVATSLNNLAELYKSQGRYSDAEPLYQEALAIIRIALPENHPNLATHLNNLAGLYRSQGRYTEAEPLFQEALAIDRIALPENHPDLATHLNNLAVLYRSQGRYTEAEPLFQEALAIDRIALPENHPDLATHLNNLAVLYRSQGRYTEAEPLFQEALAIDRIALPEHHPNLATHLNNLAGLYRSQGRYTEAEPLYQEALAIARLALPENHPSLATSLNNLALLYQSQGRYTDAEPLYQEAIAIDRIALPENHPSLATHLNNLAGLYQSQGRYTEAEPLFQEALAIDRIALPEHHPNLATHLNNLAGLYRSQGRYTEAEPLYQEALAIDRIALPENHPDLATHLNNLAVLYRSQGRYTEAEPLFQEALAIDRIALPEHHPDLATHLNNLALLYEAQGRYTEALEQFQASLECEQNRLRYIFSTHSDRERREYLQSNRDTYDLFLSLVSQYLADDPEAVGAALDAVLRRKSLTTAALAAQSAVIHGGRYGETVMALFRQWQDALEQLREATYSPPPPQIDPEVDRKQRQEHRQRVKELQTEAESLEKQLAKEVPELQLNQDTINRQGVADQLPEGSALVEFVLFQRYDFDGEKGKEWQEERYLAFTVMAHQPEQVRLIDLGEAEALDGLITQFRGYFTGSGDNLARHKPGFAEQQAQKQKQEQEQVYRVLCQPLIEALAGVSHWFLAPDGALNLLPFQILPMPSPPAPLPRARGVGDCFVPLRSTRNDVEEGSVMATEGKPSLSSPDTGDCFAPLRSARNDIEEESVMATEGKPSLSSPDTGDCFAPLRSTRNDGGEEGKPSQGYLANIYSMSYLSSGRDLLPRQLPKRKLNVCPATILADPDYDWDGVPFDSAQGTDAQGTDAPFDSAQGTQSELGGETLTTLSGFGRAVGTDIFGRQVAERLGTQAYLDKEAVSTHLTHSACPRILAIATHGFARTGQKPYVEFVLALLVANPEQETQLFEQHSDLMNPHLLEEVEQVIQYCQDNNYPEFTQRLRALTPNIQAYLNAHPPSRLDSEAAEDAMYRAGVALAGANIWNQGKPLPEGMKGVLLAQDIAALDLWGNELSALIACQTGLGEVASGEGVFGLRRAFVVAGSKTLIMSLWSVPALATAYLMERFFHHLEEGLGRAAALAHAQSDVCNVTAGELRQSDLGQSILQEQKRNYADEERPLSHPYYWGAWVCQGDIGQLSVAAMTSV; from the coding sequence ATGGACGAACAACGAATCGCACAATACGCGGAACTGATTCAAAAACTGCTCGCCTGTCCGAATGGTGAGGAACTGGAGATTCTGGAAGCCAATGTTGAACTGCTCGATGCGGGGTTATTGGCAGTGATGGCAGCTTATAGCCAATATCTTCGCAGTCAGGGAGAGGAGAATAACGCGAAGTGGTTAGAAGAGTTTGCCCAACACCTGGAACCAGCGATACGAGAAATGGGAGGCTCTGATAATGCCGAGAGTTGGGAAACCGTAAACCAGCAAATCGTGCAACTGTACCAACAGGGACAATATGCAGCCGCTATTCCCCTGGGAGAGAGGGCGATCGAACTGGCGCGGGAGCGGTGGGGGAATGAGCATGAAAACGTAGCCACGAGTCTGAACAACCTGGCAGAGTTGTACAAGTCTCAAGGCAGATACAGCGATGCCGAACCCCTGTACCAAGAAGCTTTAGCCATCATCCGCATCGCCCTACCCGAAAACCATCCCAACCTTGCCACCCACCTGAACAACCTGGCAGGGTTGTACCGGTCTCAAGGCAGATACACGGAAGCCGAACCCCTGTTCCAAGAAGCATTAGCCATCGACCGCATCGCCCTACCCGAAAACCATCCCGACCTTGCCACCCACCTGAACAACCTGGCAGTGTTGTACCGGTCTCAAGGCAGATACACGGAAGCCGAACCCCTGTTCCAAGAAGCATTAGCCATCGACCGCATCGCCCTACCCGAAAACCATCCCGACCTTGCCACCCACCTGAACAACCTGGCAGTGTTGTACCGGTCTCAAGGCAGATACACGGAAGCCGAACCCCTGTTCCAAGAAGCATTAGCCATCGACCGCATCGCCCTACCCGAACACCATCCCAACCTTGCCACCCACCTGAACAACCTGGCAGGGTTGTACCGGTCTCAAGGCAGATACACGGAAGCCGAACCCCTGTACCAAGAAGCATTAGCGATCGCCCGCCTCGCCCTACCCGAAAACCATCCCTCCCTTGCCACGAGTCTGAACAACCTGGCTCTGTTGTACCAGTCTCAAGGCAGATACACCGATGCCGAACCCCTGTACCAAGAAGCGATCGCCATAGACCGCATCGCCCTACCCGAAAACCATCCCTCCCTTGCCACCCACCTGAACAACCTGGCTGGGTTGTACCAGTCTCAAGGCAGATACACGGAAGCCGAACCCCTGTTCCAAGAAGCATTAGCCATCGACCGCATCGCCCTACCCGAACACCATCCCAACCTTGCCACCCACCTGAACAACCTGGCAGGGTTGTACCGGTCTCAAGGCAGATACACGGAAGCCGAACCCCTGTACCAAGAAGCATTAGCCATCGACCGCATCGCCCTACCCGAAAACCATCCCGACCTTGCCACCCACCTGAACAACCTGGCAGTGTTGTACCGGTCTCAAGGCAGATACACGGAAGCCGAACCCCTGTTCCAAGAAGCATTAGCCATCGACCGCATCGCCCTACCCGAACACCATCCCGACCTTGCCACCCACCTGAACAACCTGGCTCTGTTGTACGAGGCTCAAGGCAGATACACGGAAGCCTTGGAGCAATTCCAAGCTTCTCTGGAGTGCGAACAAAACCGACTGCGCTATATCTTCAGCACCCATTCTGACCGGGAGCGCCGGGAATATCTGCAATCCAACCGCGACACCTATGATTTATTCCTTAGCCTGGTTTCCCAGTATCTAGCCGATGACCCGGAAGCGGTGGGGGCTGCCCTCGATGCCGTGTTGCGCCGCAAGTCCCTGACCACGGCAGCTTTGGCGGCCCAGAGTGCGGTTATCCATGGGGGGCGCTATGGAGAAACGGTGATGGCTCTGTTCCGTCAGTGGCAAGACGCTCTGGAGCAACTGCGGGAAGCGACGTATAGCCCACCCCCTCCCCAGATTGACCCAGAGGTTGACCGAAAACAGCGCCAGGAGCATCGCCAGCGCGTCAAAGAGCTGCAAACTGAAGCGGAAAGCCTGGAAAAACAATTAGCCAAGGAAGTGCCGGAACTGCAACTGAACCAAGACACCATTAACCGGCAAGGGGTTGCCGACCAACTGCCGGAAGGTTCGGCCCTGGTGGAGTTTGTCCTCTTCCAACGCTATGATTTTGATGGAGAAAAAGGCAAGGAGTGGCAAGAGGAGCGCTATCTGGCGTTTACGGTGATGGCGCATCAACCGGAGCAGGTGCGGTTAATTGATTTAGGAGAAGCGGAAGCCTTGGACGGGTTGATTACCCAGTTTCGCGGCTATTTTACCGGCTCAGGGGATAACCTGGCGCGTCATAAGCCTGGGTTTGCCGAGCAGCAAGCGCAGAAGCAGAAGCAGGAACAGGAGCAAGTCTATCGGGTTCTCTGCCAACCGTTGATTGAGGCGTTGGCTGGGGTTTCCCACTGGTTCCTGGCTCCGGATGGGGCGCTGAATTTGCTGCCGTTTCAGATTTTGCCGATGCCCTCTCCCCCAGCCCCTCTCCCACGGGCGAGGGGGGTTGGAGATTGCTTCGTTCCACTGCGTTCCACTCGCAATGACGTAGAAGAGGGGTCTGTCATGGCGACCGAAGGGAAGCCATCTCTTTCCTCTCCCGACACTGGAGATTGCTTCGCTCCACTGCGTTCTGCTCGCAATGACATAGAAGAAGAGTCTGTCATGGCGACCGAAGGGAAGCCATCTCTTTCTTCTCCCGATACTGGAGATTGCTTCGCTCCACTGCGTTCCACTCGCAATGACGGGGGGGAGGAGGGGAAGCCATCCCAGGGTTATCTGGCCAATATATATAGTATGAGTTACCTGAGTTCAGGACGCGACCTGCTGCCGCGCCAGTTACCGAAGCGTAAGCTGAATGTGTGTCCGGCAACGATTCTGGCTGACCCTGATTATGATTGGGATGGGGTTCCCTTCGACTCCGCTCAGGGTACGGACGCTCAGGGTACAGACGCTCCCTTCGACTCCGCTCAGGGTACGCAGAGTGAGTTGGGAGGGGAAACCCTAACCACCCTCTCCGGGTTTGGTCGTGCCGTGGGAACGGATATCTTTGGTCGCCAAGTGGCTGAACGGCTGGGAACACAAGCCTATCTGGATAAGGAAGCCGTCTCCACCCATCTCACCCATAGCGCCTGTCCGCGCATCCTGGCTATTGCCACCCACGGCTTCGCCCGCACGGGACAAAAGCCTTATGTTGAGTTTGTTCTAGCGTTACTTGTGGCTAACCCCGAACAGGAAACCCAACTCTTTGAGCAACATTCTGACTTAATGAACCCGCACCTATTAGAAGAGGTCGAGCAAGTTATCCAATATTGCCAAGATAATAATTATCCCGAATTTACCCAACGCCTCCGCGCTCTAACCCCCAACATCCAAGCCTACCTCAACGCCCATCCCCCCAGCCGCCTAGACTCGGAAGCGGCGGAGGATGCCATGTACCGGGCGGGGGTTGCCCTGGCAGGAGCGAATATCTGGAACCAGGGTAAGCCGCTCCCAGAGGGGATGAAGGGGGTGCTGTTGGCTCAGGATATTGCTGCCTTAGACCTGTGGGGCAATGAACTGAGCGCCCTGATTGCCTGCCAAACGGGACTCGGTGAGGTGGCCTCTGGCGAGGGCGTGTTTGGCTTACGCCGGGCGTTTGTGGTCGCCGGGTCAAAAACCCTAATCATGAGCCTCTGGTCAGTTCCCGCCCTAGCGACGGCGTATCTGATGGAACGCTTCTTCCACCACCTGGAGGAAGGTCTAGGACGCGCCGCAGCCCTTGCCCATGCTCAGTCTGATGTCTGCAACGTCACGGCTGGGGAGTTGCGCCAGTCGGACTTAGGGCAGAGTATTTTACAGGAACAAAAGAGAAATTACGCAGATGAAGAGCGTCCCCTGTCCCATCCCTATTATTGGGGTGCGTGGGTATGTCAGGGAGATATTGGGCAATTGTCAGTGGCTGCAATGACAAGTGTTTAA
- a CDS encoding DUF4384 domain-containing protein: MESLEVKTMQAVDIAECYERPFLESIATDLNLKETARRVFHVRLSKSNLTKQWCELSGELKGDHALRNIWWREIREPLKNRGFDYPENGKKTWVKVREWLEQTKYQLWLWEMLTQKSILTQQMGFREAPASFAVNHLGARHRPAEPYVERVKIGSELKLEMTVAESTHLTLLEREPNGTVVCLCPSDYARQSQLTVGVHEFPQKEAPYPTFAATEVGKERWLALLTPDAPRFRWLEQSRHEALELQPVQLQEVLDYVNEGRKGRLLYTEYEVYEPRR; encoded by the coding sequence ATGGAAAGCTTAGAGGTGAAAACTATGCAGGCGGTTGATATTGCAGAGTGCTATGAAAGGCCATTTCTTGAGAGTATTGCTACTGATCTGAATCTTAAGGAGACTGCGCGTCGTGTCTTTCACGTGCGGTTGTCTAAATCCAATTTAACAAAGCAGTGGTGTGAGTTGTCTGGCGAACTGAAGGGAGACCATGCACTCAGAAATATTTGGTGGAGAGAGATTCGTGAACCTCTGAAAAACCGGGGATTTGATTATCCAGAGAATGGTAAAAAGACTTGGGTGAAGGTGCGCGAATGGTTGGAGCAGACGAAGTATCAACTCTGGTTGTGGGAGATGCTCACCCAGAAGTCGATACTGACGCAGCAGATGGGGTTTCGGGAAGCGCCTGCATCTTTCGCAGTGAATCATTTGGGGGCGCGTCATCGACCGGCTGAACCCTATGTGGAGCGGGTGAAGATTGGTAGCGAGTTGAAGTTGGAGATGACGGTAGCGGAATCGACTCATTTAACCCTATTGGAGCGGGAACCGAATGGGACGGTGGTGTGTTTGTGTCCTTCGGACTATGCACGGCAGAGTCAGCTTACGGTAGGGGTGCATGAGTTTCCCCAAAAGGAAGCACCCTATCCCACGTTTGCGGCAACGGAGGTGGGTAAGGAGCGGTGGTTGGCGCTGTTGACTCCGGATGCTCCTCGGTTTAGGTGGTTGGAGCAAAGTCGTCATGAGGCGTTGGAGTTGCAACCGGTGCAGTTGCAGGAGGTGTTGGACTATGTGAACGAGGGGAGGAAGGGACGGTTATTGTATACGGAATATGAGGTGTATGAGCCTAGGCGCTAA
- the hisG gene encoding ATP phosphoribosyltransferase — MLTVAIPKGALLKETIQLLQEVGLDFSAFLDSSNRQLQIVDPTGTMKGLLVRAQDVPVYVEYGQAQLGIVGYDVLREKKPNVAQLADLGFGYCRMSVAVKQSSPYQDVLDLPAHCRVASKSVNCARDYFHGLDLPVEIIPLYGSVELGPITDMSEAIVDLVSTGKTLRENGLVEIKKLFDSTAYLIAHPLSYRLNVEGIDRWIAQLQGS, encoded by the coding sequence ATGCTGACTGTCGCCATCCCCAAAGGGGCTTTACTTAAAGAAACGATTCAATTGCTCCAGGAAGTAGGTCTTGATTTTAGTGCCTTTCTGGACTCTAGTAACCGTCAACTGCAAATTGTCGATCCGACGGGAACGATGAAAGGGTTGTTGGTTCGCGCTCAAGATGTGCCCGTTTATGTGGAATACGGACAGGCACAATTAGGTATTGTGGGCTATGATGTGCTGCGGGAAAAGAAGCCGAATGTTGCCCAGCTTGCGGATCTCGGTTTTGGCTATTGCCGCATGTCTGTAGCGGTGAAGCAGTCGAGTCCCTATCAAGATGTGCTAGATTTACCGGCTCATTGCCGAGTTGCGTCGAAATCGGTCAATTGTGCTAGGGACTATTTCCATGGGTTGGATTTACCGGTGGAGATTATCCCGTTGTATGGTTCAGTAGAGTTAGGGCCGATTACGGATATGTCAGAGGCGATCGTGGATTTGGTTTCTACGGGTAAAACCTTGAGGGAGAATGGGTTAGTGGAAATTAAGAAGTTATTTGATAGTACCGCTTATTTGATTGCCCATCCTTTGAGTTATCGCTTGAATGTGGAAGGAATCGATCGCTGGATCGCCCAATTGCAAGGCTCTTAA
- a CDS encoding glycerol-3-phosphate acyltransferase: MSIELLKGLAILTFCPLLGGTPLIQWLTLALTGKNLAQLGTGNISVSAAFYHGGKVAGISAVLSEAGKGIGAVLLARSLFPQTAVWEIIALIALVLGRYFISQAAGTTNATWGLVVHNWQISLLVGLIALVGLTVVRERKSRQYGILILFPLLQILMHPSAKGLAIATITLNATLALIYQHIPDDLELPAETSTPDPNMPSFFPKSPGILSLDQPLKSKEVGAKAANLAYLKKLGYAVPPGWILLPGDDPQPLMSRLKPSPQNPLIVRSSAFGEDSLQSSAAGQYTSISQVTNTQSLHQAILTCMRSADNPQAIAYRQNRQLPDTQVAVLIQQQIPGVFSGVAFSRDPIARSGEDVIIEALPGDASRVVSGQVTPESYRVLVVETEGEPTSQILEGEGDLPPTLIHQVAEIARQIEGHYYGIPQDIEWTYDGQHLWILQTRPITTLIPIWTRKIAAEVIPGFIPPLTWSINQPLTCGVWRDIFAIVLGTKIANLDLNQLATLHHSVAYFNASLLGEIFRKMGLPAESLEFLTRGAKFTRPPLSSTVKQIPGLWRLLQREWILQDDFERDNRQWFTPTLEQLNSQSPQTPQECLDRVDLILETLKRATYYSIFAPLSFALRQAVFRVSEKELDYQEMPEVAALEALQELATCAHHLLPHLESETPETLFGRLSELPDGQSIIDQLYQFMQDYGYLSEVATDISVPRWRDNPRMVRDMFLQQLHQVEGDRPKTLPKRLKIQIVQVRLNLKGRVTQVYSQLLAHLRWSFLTLEKFWLESGIIQTQGDIFFLTLPEVQGVLSDHTDLSQSTEKISELIATRKAELAEDKQVKSIPYVVYGYQPTKRLTPSPERLTLKQGQKLSGIGASPGQAEGRVKIMRQLQQVGEVNTDIILVVPYTDSGWSLVLGKAGGLISEVGGRLSHGAIVAREYGIPAVMDIPNIMERLHDGQWVRIDGETGIVEVIHENG, encoded by the coding sequence ATGTCTATCGAACTGCTCAAAGGTCTGGCTATTTTAACCTTCTGTCCATTGCTCGGTGGCACTCCCCTGATCCAATGGCTTACCTTGGCCTTGACTGGCAAAAACCTAGCCCAACTGGGGACGGGCAATATTTCCGTCTCGGCGGCCTTTTATCATGGGGGTAAAGTAGCTGGTATCAGTGCCGTCTTGTCGGAAGCGGGAAAAGGGATCGGTGCAGTTCTGTTGGCGCGATCGCTCTTTCCCCAGACTGCTGTGTGGGAAATCATCGCCCTGATTGCCCTAGTTTTGGGGCGCTACTTCATCAGTCAAGCCGCAGGAACCACCAACGCCACTTGGGGATTAGTGGTGCATAATTGGCAAATTTCCCTGCTTGTGGGACTGATCGCTTTGGTCGGTCTGACCGTCGTTCGGGAGCGCAAATCCCGGCAATATGGCATCTTAATCCTGTTTCCCCTGCTTCAGATTCTCATGCATCCGAGTGCCAAAGGTCTGGCGATCGCCACGATTACCCTGAATGCAACCCTCGCGCTCATCTACCAACACATCCCCGATGACCTCGAACTTCCTGCCGAAACGTCCACCCCAGACCCCAATATGCCCTCATTCTTTCCCAAAAGCCCCGGTATTCTCTCCCTCGATCAACCCCTGAAATCCAAAGAAGTCGGTGCAAAAGCCGCTAATCTAGCCTACCTGAAAAAACTCGGTTATGCTGTGCCTCCTGGTTGGATTTTACTCCCTGGAGATGACCCCCAGCCCCTGATGTCTCGGCTCAAACCTTCTCCCCAAAATCCCCTGATTGTCCGTTCTTCAGCCTTCGGAGAAGATAGCCTACAGTCCTCAGCCGCCGGTCAATATACCAGTATTTCCCAGGTTACTAATACTCAAAGCTTACACCAAGCTATCCTCACCTGTATGCGATCGGCCGATAATCCCCAGGCGATCGCCTATCGGCAAAATCGACAGCTCCCCGATACCCAAGTTGCCGTCTTAATTCAACAGCAAATCCCTGGAGTCTTTTCCGGTGTTGCCTTTAGCCGCGATCCCATTGCTCGAAGCGGTGAAGATGTGATTATTGAAGCCCTTCCTGGAGATGCAAGCCGCGTCGTTTCCGGCCAAGTCACTCCAGAATCCTATCGCGTCTTAGTAGTAGAAACCGAGGGAGAACCCACCAGCCAAATTTTAGAGGGTGAAGGCGATCTTCCCCCCACTTTAATTCACCAAGTCGCTGAAATTGCCCGTCAAATTGAAGGTCATTATTACGGGATTCCCCAAGATATTGAATGGACGTATGACGGCCAACACCTCTGGATTTTACAAACTCGCCCCATTACTACCCTGATTCCCATTTGGACAAGAAAAATTGCAGCAGAAGTAATTCCCGGTTTTATTCCTCCTCTTACCTGGTCGATTAATCAACCGCTCACTTGTGGAGTCTGGCGCGATATTTTTGCCATTGTTTTAGGGACAAAAATTGCTAATTTAGACTTAAATCAATTGGCGACCCTGCACCATTCTGTCGCCTATTTTAATGCCTCCCTATTAGGAGAGATTTTCCGCAAAATGGGATTACCGGCAGAAAGTTTGGAATTTCTCACCAGGGGAGCCAAGTTTACCCGACCCCCTTTATCCTCTACGGTTAAGCAAATTCCCGGATTATGGCGACTGTTGCAACGGGAATGGATTTTACAAGATGATTTTGAGCGCGATAACCGTCAGTGGTTTACTCCCACCTTAGAGCAATTAAACAGCCAATCCCCTCAAACGCCACAGGAGTGTTTAGACCGAGTGGATTTAATTTTAGAAACCCTGAAGCGAGCCACCTATTACAGTATTTTTGCTCCCTTGAGTTTTGCGTTGAGGCAGGCGGTATTTCGGGTGTCTGAGAAGGAATTAGATTATCAGGAAATGCCGGAAGTGGCTGCTCTAGAAGCGCTGCAAGAGTTGGCTACTTGTGCCCACCATTTGTTACCCCATTTGGAGTCAGAAACCCCAGAAACCTTATTTGGTCGGTTGTCTGAACTACCAGATGGTCAGAGTATTATCGATCAGCTCTACCAGTTCATGCAAGATTATGGGTATCTGAGTGAGGTGGCTACAGATATTTCGGTTCCTCGATGGCGAGATAATCCGAGGATGGTTAGGGATATGTTTTTACAACAGTTACATCAGGTTGAAGGCGATCGCCCCAAAACCTTACCGAAACGCCTTAAAATTCAAATTGTGCAAGTGCGCTTAAATCTTAAAGGTCGCGTCACTCAAGTCTATAGCCAATTATTAGCCCACTTGCGCTGGAGTTTCTTGACTCTAGAGAAATTCTGGCTAGAATCCGGGATTATACAGACTCAAGGGGATATCTTTTTTCTCACCTTGCCGGAGGTACAAGGGGTGTTATCTGACCATACGGATCTTTCCCAGTCTACGGAGAAAATATCAGAACTAATTGCGACTCGCAAAGCGGAGTTGGCGGAAGATAAACAGGTGAAATCTATCCCCTATGTGGTCTATGGCTATCAACCCACCAAAAGACTCACGCCCTCTCCTGAGAGACTGACATTAAAGCAAGGGCAAAAGTTATCGGGCATTGGCGCAAGTCCGGGGCAAGCGGAAGGTCGGGTAAAAATCATGCGTCAATTGCAGCAGGTCGGAGAAGTAAATACTGATATAATCTTAGTGGTTCCTTATACAGATTCAGGTTGGTCTCTAGTTTTAGGGAAGGCAGGGGGATTAATTTCGGAAGTGGGGGGAAGACTCTCCCATGGGGCGATCGTAGCGCGAGAGTACGGAATTCCCGCAGTAATGGATATACCCAATATTATGGAACGCTTGCACGATGGGCAATGGGTACGCATTGATGGGGAAACGGGAATCGTGGAAGTGATTCATGAAAATGGATAA
- a CDS encoding type II toxin-antitoxin system ParD family antitoxin, with product MEIVLTPELEELIENQIDTGQYASPSEVIWAGVKLLEEVNRIYQGRYTELRKEVQIGVEAADRGELLDAEAVFQNLEQKLKAKRG from the coding sequence ATGGAAATTGTGTTAACCCCTGAGTTAGAAGAACTTATTGAAAATCAAATTGATACCGGTCAGTATGCTTCCCCTAGCGAAGTGATTTGGGCAGGAGTCAAGCTCTTAGAGGAAGTTAACCGAATCTACCAAGGACGGTATACTGAACTGCGAAAAGAAGTGCAAATAGGAGTAGAAGCCGCAGATCGGGGCGAATTACTAGATGCAGAAGCCGTATTCCAGAATCTGGAGCAGAAACTCAAAGCAAAACGAGGTTGA
- the eno gene encoding phosphopyruvate hydratase yields MPELDTAIAEIKAREILDSRGRPTVEAEVYLANGAMGLAQVPSGASTGSFEAHELRDDDPERYGGKGVLTAVRNVNEKIAPELIGVDALNQRLVDHLMIDRDGSSNKKELGANAILAVSLATSKAAAETLGLPLYRYLGGPSANVLPVPMMNVINGGAHADNNVDFQEFMIVPHGASTFKDALRWGAEVFASLSKVLKERNLLTGVGDEGGYAPNLDSNQAALDILMEAISKAGYEPGKQVSLALDLAASEFYDNGNYVYDGSSHSAEEFVGYLGSLIDRYPIVSMEDALFEDDWDNWKLATEKLGDRIQLVGDDLFVTNPTRLQQGIDRSVANAILIKLNQIGSLTETMDTIALGARSSYRSVISHRSGETEDTTIADLSVATNAGQIKTGSLSRSERIAKYNRLLRIEDELGELAVYAGTVGLGPKIG; encoded by the coding sequence ATGCCTGAACTCGATACGGCGATCGCCGAAATCAAAGCCCGCGAGATTCTCGACTCTAGAGGCCGGCCCACGGTCGAAGCAGAAGTTTATTTAGCCAATGGTGCTATGGGTTTAGCCCAAGTCCCCAGTGGAGCATCTACCGGAAGCTTTGAGGCCCATGAACTCCGAGATGATGACCCTGAGCGCTATGGTGGCAAAGGAGTCTTAACGGCCGTTCGCAATGTCAATGAAAAAATTGCCCCCGAACTGATTGGGGTAGATGCTCTCAATCAACGGTTGGTTGACCATCTGATGATTGACCGAGATGGCTCCAGCAACAAGAAAGAATTGGGCGCAAATGCTATTCTCGCCGTTTCCTTAGCCACTTCCAAAGCGGCCGCCGAAACCCTAGGATTGCCCCTATATCGCTATTTGGGCGGCCCTTCCGCCAATGTTCTCCCTGTGCCGATGATGAATGTGATCAACGGTGGGGCCCATGCGGATAATAATGTGGATTTCCAAGAGTTCATGATTGTCCCCCATGGTGCATCTACGTTTAAGGATGCTCTACGCTGGGGTGCAGAGGTGTTTGCTTCCTTGAGTAAGGTTCTCAAAGAGCGGAATTTACTGACCGGAGTCGGGGATGAAGGGGGATACGCGCCTAATTTAGATTCTAACCAAGCGGCGCTGGATATTCTCATGGAGGCCATTAGCAAGGCTGGATATGAACCTGGAAAGCAAGTCTCTTTAGCTTTAGACCTGGCGGCGAGCGAGTTCTACGACAATGGCAATTATGTTTATGATGGCTCTTCCCACTCGGCTGAAGAGTTTGTGGGCTATTTGGGTAGTTTAATCGATCGCTATCCCATTGTTTCTATGGAAGATGCCCTCTTTGAAGATGATTGGGATAACTGGAAACTGGCAACTGAGAAACTGGGCGATCGCATTCAGCTCGTTGGTGATGACTTATTTGTAACTAATCCCACGCGCCTCCAGCAAGGAATCGATCGCTCCGTCGCTAATGCCATTTTGATTAAACTCAATCAAATTGGTTCTCTCACCGAAACCATGGATACCATTGCTCTGGGCGCTCGCTCCAGCTATCGTTCCGTCATCAGTCACCGTTCTGGAGAAACCGAAGATACCACCATCGCCGATCTATCCGTTGCCACGAACGCGGGACAAATCAAAACCGGTTCCCTCTCCCGCAGCGAACGGATCGCCAAGTACAATCGCCTATTACGCATTGAAGACGAATTAGGCGAACTGGCTGTTTATGCCGGAACCGTTGGTTTAGGGCCCAAAATAGGATAA
- the gloA gene encoding lactoylglutathione lyase, translating into MRFLHTMLRVKNLEESLSFYCDVLGMKLLRQKDYPGGEFTLAFVGYGEESDHTVLELTYNWGQDQYTLGDAYGHIALGVEDIYQTCDQIKTKGGKVVREPGPMKHGSTVIAFVEDPNGYKVELIQTKS; encoded by the coding sequence ATGAGATTTTTGCACACCATGTTACGAGTGAAAAACTTAGAAGAGTCTCTGAGCTTTTATTGTGATGTTTTAGGGATGAAACTCCTGCGTCAGAAGGACTATCCGGGTGGAGAGTTTACCCTAGCCTTTGTCGGATATGGCGAGGAGTCCGATCATACGGTTCTGGAACTCACTTATAACTGGGGTCAAGACCAATATACCCTCGGCGATGCCTATGGTCATATTGCCCTAGGGGTTGAGGATATTTATCAAACCTGCGACCAAATTAAGACTAAAGGGGGTAAAGTGGTGCGTGAGCCAGGGCCGATGAAGCATGGATCGACAGTAATTGCTTTTGTCGAAGACCCCAATGGCTATAAAGTGGAACTGATTCAAACTAAATCTTAG